Genomic window (Leptospira kirschneri serovar Cynopteri str. 3522 CT):
TTTGAAAGGGGGAATCGTATCGAATTTCCGCAGCATATTTATGAAAGTATTCAAAATCCGTTAAGAACTTAGAAATCAAATCGGTAGAATCAATGTCGTAAAATTCTCCTCCATAAATCCGAACGAGTTCTAAGTTGGAGAAATTACGTTTGCCGATCACTTGGATCGGAAGACCGGAAGTAGATAATCCCTGCCTAAGCCCCGAAGGTAATTTGTATTCCGAATCAGCTACCAACAAACTCAAATAAGATTCTCTGGTTAAAATCGAATTCAATTTTTGGAATACTAGATCCAGATTCGCTCCTGTATTGTAGTTACCGAGAGAACCGGGAACTCTAGCTTTGGAAAGAGCATTTTGTCTATCTAAATCCTTTTCTACAACAAGAAGATCGTCCGAAAAAAAGATAAAACTGAAATGATCTTCTTCTCCGGAAGATTGAATCACTTTTTGTAAAAATCGAGTATTGAAATTATTTTCTTCCAGAGAAGTTCCGGATTGAATTAAAAAAACGGAATGTACTGGACGGTTTCCTTCTTTACGAAGAACCTTGGGCCTGAGAACGGTTCTGGTTTCTGATCCTCTGGATTCCCGAATTAGAAAATTTTCCCTTTCCAAAGGAAATTGTTTTTTATCTCTAATAAAAAGTTGAACACAAGGATAAGAAGAAGAATCCTTATCTTCCACGATAAAAGGAGACTTCTGCGCCCAAAGCGGAGAAAAAAATAAAATCAACGTTAGTAAAACTGCATACCTCATCGTTCGCACTCTACTATCTGAGATCAACTTTCAAAAAGTTTTTTTCCATACTCAGATTTAACAATCCATTCTCCCCGAATTGGTCTTTTGAGAATTTCAGCCCAATCTCCCTGATAAAGGATACTTATAGTATCGGCCAAAGATTTGGCGATAGAGATTTCATGAGTAATAAAAATGAGAGAAAGTTTTTTTTCTTTTCTGAATTTCATCAAAAGTTTGAGAACTTCTGCTTCACTGATCGAATCCAAGGCTGCAGTTGGTTCGTCCGCAACCACAATCTCCGCCCCAGAATAAACCGCTAAAAGAATCAAAATCCTCTGCCTTTCCCCTCCGGAAAGATGACTCGGAAGAGAATCGAAAACTTTTTCGGGTTCTAAAATAAAAATGGATTCCAACAAAGATAGAATTTTCTTTTTGTATGCGAGTTCTCTGTTGTAAAGTGAAAACGCTTCTAAAATCTGAGATCCAGTTTTTCGATACGGATGAAAACCCCAAATGGGATTTTGCGGAACCAAGGCGATTTTTTTCCCGCGAACATTCTGCCATTCTTTTTCGGTAAAATACCGAACGTCTTGACCTAACAGAAAAAAACGATCGGATCTTAGAAAGAGTTCTTTTTCAATCGTTCCCAAAAGACAAGACGCAAACGTGGATTTACCGCTTCCAGATTCTCCTAAGATACAATGTACATCTCCTATATCGAGTGTAAAATCGATTCCTTTAAGAATGTGACGACCGGGTGTAGAAACTTTAAGATTCGAGATTTCTATAGCGGTAGAATTCACAAAAAAGTCATTCCATTTTGAAAAGGTTATATTCCACGATACTACAAATGATATGCCCGATTAAAATATGAGATTCCTGAATTCTGGCGGTCACGTTACTCGGAACGATAACGTCCAAGTCAGAAAGATTCTTCATTTTTCCGCCGTCACCACCTAACAACGATATGGTTTTTACACCTCTCGTTTTTGCTTTTTCCAGCGCTAGCAAAACATTTTTAGAATTTCCACTTGTAGAAAGCCCAATCAATAAATCTCCCTTTCTACCAAAAGCTTCTATCTGTCTTGAAAAAATTTCTTCGTAGCCGTAGTCGTTAGAACAAGCAGTCAAAACGGCGGAATCAGCAGAAAGAGAAAGTGCGGGTAGCGCCTTTCTTTCGTTTCCGGACTTATATCGAACGACCAATTCCGCAGCGATATGAGAAGCGTCACAAGAAGACCCTCCGTTTCCACAGAGAAAAACCGTGTTTCCGGCTTGTAGAATCTTGGAAACGATTTCACCAGCTTTTATAATGTCTTCTAAAATTGAATCAATACATTTTTGTTTGGTGGCAATGGAATCCCGAATCTGACCGAGAGCGATTTCTTTAATATCCATCTTAGTTGTTTCCTCTTTTTTTTCGAATCTGTTCGAGCACTTGAAAAAATTCCTTCTTTGCTTTTTCAAAATCCTGAAGAGAAAGATTTTCCGTATACGGAGAATTTTCTTTTTGATTACCACTCACGTTTAAAAAATACAATTCGTTCGAAACGATACTTTTAAGTCTTTTTGTAGAATTAGATTGAAAGAATTGTTCGAACTCAGCTCCCATATACACAAGTAGAATACAAAGAATACTTGGTTTCAAACGAATAAAAATCTGTTGTTTCCAAAAAGGTTCCCAGTTATAAAAGTCTTTCCAAGTTTCTT
Coding sequences:
- the gmhA gene encoding D-sedoheptulose 7-phosphate isomerase, translating into MDIKEIALGQIRDSIATKQKCIDSILEDIIKAGEIVSKILQAGNTVFLCGNGGSSCDASHIAAELVVRYKSGNERKALPALSLSADSAVLTACSNDYGYEEIFSRQIEAFGRKGDLLIGLSTSGNSKNVLLALEKAKTRGVKTISLLGGDGGKMKNLSDLDVIVPSNVTARIQESHILIGHIICSIVEYNLFKME
- a CDS encoding ATP-binding cassette domain-containing protein; this translates as MNSTAIEISNLKVSTPGRHILKGIDFTLDIGDVHCILGESGSGKSTFASCLLGTIEKELFLRSDRFFLLGQDVRYFTEKEWQNVRGKKIALVPQNPIWGFHPYRKTGSQILEAFSLYNRELAYKKKILSLLESIFILEPEKVFDSLPSHLSGGERQRILILLAVYSGAEIVVADEPTAALDSISEAEVLKLLMKFRKEKKLSLIFITHEISIAKSLADTISILYQGDWAEILKRPIRGEWIVKSEYGKKLFES